The Caballeronia sp. SL2Y3 genome includes a window with the following:
- a CDS encoding Bcr/CflA family multidrug efflux MFS transporter produces the protein MSDTTRRRPDGRLILLLGALAACGPLSIDMYLPSLPSLAAAFGTSPAAAQSTLTSFMFGFSFGMLLYGPLSDAYGRRPILLGGIALYAIASIACATAFSIDALVFVRFLQALGAGAASVLARAIARDAHAPSDAARVLSMLSIVTSIGPLLAPLIGGQLLLLGGWRVVFVALTLFGTLCAVTAFLRVPETWPKEKRAGAALGTSFAAYGHLLADTVTWGHVLCGGMAFASMFAYITATPFVYIDYFHVKPQHYGLLFGLNIVGIIGGNVLNTKLVGRVGAMKMISAAAFVSVVAAIVVAFVALTGWGGLWSIVASLFFVVGVVGLLSANCTTELMHRYPRNAGAAAAVFGAMQLALGALASLAVGLFHDVSPHGMGIVIGTCGVLTFAGRTLVMRSHAAPVRV, from the coding sequence ATGTCAGACACCACCCGCCGCCGGCCCGATGGCCGGCTGATCCTGTTGCTCGGCGCGCTCGCCGCATGCGGTCCGCTGTCCATCGACATGTATTTGCCGAGCCTGCCGTCGCTCGCCGCCGCGTTCGGGACGAGCCCGGCCGCCGCGCAAAGCACGCTGACGAGCTTCATGTTCGGCTTCTCGTTCGGCATGCTGCTGTACGGCCCGCTGTCCGACGCCTACGGCAGGCGGCCGATTCTTCTGGGCGGCATCGCGTTGTATGCGATCGCGAGCATCGCCTGCGCGACGGCGTTTTCCATCGACGCACTCGTGTTCGTACGCTTCCTGCAGGCGCTCGGCGCGGGCGCGGCGTCTGTGCTGGCGCGCGCCATCGCCCGCGACGCGCACGCGCCGTCCGACGCCGCCCGCGTCCTGTCGATGCTGTCCATCGTGACGTCCATCGGCCCGCTGCTCGCGCCGCTGATCGGCGGGCAACTGCTGCTGCTCGGCGGCTGGCGTGTGGTGTTCGTTGCGCTCACGCTCTTCGGCACGCTGTGCGCGGTGACCGCGTTCCTGCGCGTGCCCGAAACATGGCCGAAGGAGAAACGCGCGGGCGCGGCGCTCGGCACGTCGTTCGCGGCATACGGGCATCTCTTGGCCGATACCGTCACGTGGGGCCACGTGCTCTGCGGCGGCATGGCGTTCGCGTCGATGTTCGCGTACATCACCGCGACGCCCTTCGTCTACATCGACTATTTCCACGTCAAGCCGCAGCATTACGGGCTGCTGTTCGGGCTCAATATCGTCGGGATCATCGGCGGGAACGTGCTCAACACGAAGCTCGTCGGGCGCGTGGGCGCGATGAAGATGATCTCGGCAGCGGCGTTCGTCAGCGTCGTGGCGGCGATCGTGGTGGCGTTCGTCGCGCTGACGGGCTGGGGCGGCTTGTGGTCGATCGTCGCGAGCCTGTTCTTCGTGGTCGGCGTGGTCGGTCTCCTGTCCGCCAATTGCACGACGGAACTCATGCACCGGTATCCGCGCAACGCGGGCGCGGCCGCCGCCGTCTTCGGCGCGATGCAGCTCGCGCTCGGCGCGCTGGCGAGTCTCGCCGTCGGCCTCTTTCACGACGTCTCGCCGCACGGCATGGGCATCGTGATCGGCACGTGCGGCGTGCTGACGTTCGCCGGGCGCACGCTCGTGATGCGCTCGCACGCCGCGCCCGTGCGTGTCTGA
- a CDS encoding prolyl oligopeptidase family protein, producing MSLLSDHPSLLWPQADNPDPFIGLESLDDTRVQAWVDAQNRRTEAAFGETRDARALAARLEKAYTSQDRIVTCSRYGDWAYNTWQDDAHPLGIVRRAPWSTWLAGTPEWDIVLDVDALDLNTNERDDTRWALADFDMLYPGYDRALVSLSPGGSDACIVREFDIEERRFVEDGFVLPEVGKHDISWIDRHTVYVGWDDSKTSARPALTTSGFPRQARRWKRGTPLADAPVVFEGARRDVSAGADYDPLEKLHLASRAVTFYDTLHFWLDETANEWRQYDLPQHVEIEHWNGWLFVTPRKQWNVGGRRHAAGSLTVIRRDAFLDGSRNFTALFTPAERRVLASIDFTKQWLIVSQMDDGTPRVTLWRPPTDVDGAWQSREFALPESSQSYVDSIDSERDDTVLIHVEHFLMPPSLYHADLASDAPWTLLARLPAQFDATGLTAVRRHAIAPDGERIPYWLIGRDVDAQTPQQARPCLLYGYGGFEVALDPHYDATTGIAWLERGGLYAVANIRGGGEFGPQWHQAALRENRQVSFDDFVAVAQALVESGVTTAKQLAIRGASNGGLLTAVCMVQRPECFGAVLSEVPLVDMARFHTLLQGASWIDEYGDPDDAADLPHLMAYSPYQNVKADAVYPPALFTSSTSDDRVHPGHARKMVAKMQAQGHDNVWYQETGEGGHGAGVEPEAVAQAEAAAFTFLASVVGPLPPTR from the coding sequence ATGTCCCTGCTCTCCGATCACCCTTCGCTCCTCTGGCCGCAAGCCGACAACCCTGATCCCTTCATCGGCCTCGAATCGCTCGACGACACCCGCGTGCAAGCCTGGGTCGATGCGCAGAATCGCCGCACCGAAGCCGCGTTCGGCGAAACGCGCGACGCGCGCGCGCTCGCCGCGCGGCTCGAGAAGGCGTACACGTCGCAGGATCGCATCGTCACCTGCTCGCGCTACGGCGACTGGGCCTACAACACGTGGCAGGACGACGCGCATCCGCTCGGCATCGTGCGCCGCGCACCGTGGAGCACGTGGCTCGCCGGAACGCCCGAATGGGACATCGTGCTCGATGTCGATGCGCTCGACCTCAACACGAACGAGCGCGACGACACGCGCTGGGCGCTCGCCGACTTCGACATGCTCTACCCCGGCTACGACCGCGCGCTGGTGTCGCTGTCGCCGGGCGGATCGGATGCTTGCATCGTGCGCGAGTTCGATATCGAGGAACGCCGCTTTGTCGAAGACGGCTTCGTGCTGCCGGAAGTCGGCAAGCACGACATTTCGTGGATCGACCGCCATACGGTCTATGTCGGCTGGGACGACAGCAAGACGAGCGCGCGGCCCGCGCTCACCACTTCGGGCTTTCCGCGTCAGGCGCGGCGCTGGAAGCGCGGCACGCCGCTCGCGGATGCGCCCGTCGTGTTCGAAGGCGCGCGCCGCGACGTGTCGGCGGGCGCGGACTACGATCCGCTCGAAAAGCTGCATCTCGCGTCGCGCGCCGTGACGTTCTACGACACGCTGCACTTCTGGCTCGACGAAACCGCGAACGAATGGCGTCAGTACGACTTGCCTCAGCACGTCGAGATCGAGCACTGGAACGGCTGGCTCTTCGTCACGCCGCGCAAGCAATGGAACGTGGGCGGCCGGCGTCACGCGGCAGGCTCGCTCACCGTGATCCGGCGCGACGCGTTTCTCGACGGCTCGCGCAACTTCACCGCGCTCTTCACGCCCGCCGAACGGCGCGTGCTGGCGAGCATCGACTTCACGAAGCAGTGGCTGATCGTCTCGCAAATGGACGACGGCACGCCGCGCGTCACGCTCTGGCGCCCGCCCACGGATGTCGACGGCGCGTGGCAATCGCGCGAGTTCGCGTTGCCGGAGTCGAGCCAGAGCTATGTCGATTCCATCGACAGCGAGCGCGACGACACGGTGCTCATTCACGTCGAGCACTTCCTGATGCCGCCGTCGCTCTATCACGCCGATCTTGCCAGCGACGCCCCGTGGACCTTGCTCGCACGCCTGCCCGCGCAGTTCGACGCGACCGGGCTCACCGCCGTGCGCCGCCACGCAATTGCGCCCGACGGCGAGCGCATTCCGTACTGGCTGATCGGCCGCGATGTCGATGCGCAAACGCCGCAGCAAGCGCGGCCGTGCCTCCTCTACGGCTACGGCGGCTTCGAAGTCGCGCTCGACCCGCATTACGACGCGACGACCGGCATCGCGTGGCTGGAGCGCGGCGGCCTGTACGCGGTGGCGAACATTCGCGGCGGCGGGGAGTTCGGTCCGCAATGGCATCAGGCGGCGCTGCGCGAGAACCGGCAAGTCTCGTTCGACGATTTCGTGGCGGTCGCGCAGGCGCTCGTCGAAAGCGGCGTCACCACGGCGAAGCAGCTCGCCATTCGCGGCGCGAGCAACGGCGGCCTGCTCACCGCCGTGTGCATGGTGCAGCGGCCGGAGTGCTTCGGCGCGGTGCTGTCCGAAGTGCCGCTCGTCGACATGGCGCGGTTTCATACGCTTTTGCAAGGCGCGTCGTGGATCGACGAGTACGGCGATCCGGACGACGCCGCCGATCTCCCGCATCTGATGGCTTATTCGCCGTATCAGAACGTCAAAGCGGATGCCGTCTATCCGCCGGCGCTCTTCACGTCATCCACGAGCGACGACCGCGTGCATCCGGGCCACGCGCGCAAGATGGTCGCGAAGATGCAGGCGCAAGGCCACGACAACGTCTGGTATCAGGAAACGGGCGAAGGCGGGCACGGCGCGGGCGTCGAGCCGGAAGCCGTCGCGCAGGCGGAGGCTGCGGCGTTCACGTTCCTCGCGTCGGTTGTCGGGCCGCTGCCGCCGACACGGTGA
- a CDS encoding ABC transporter ATP-binding protein produces the protein MASLSIRDVYKTYPNGVPVLKGVNIDIEDGQFLILVGGSGCGKSTLLNMIAGLETVTKGEIQIDGKTVNNLSPKDRDIAMVFQSYALYPSMSVRDNISFGLNIRKVPKDEQKKIVDRVSETLQIGHLLDRKPGQLSGGQRQRVAMGRALARDPVMFLFDEPLSNLDAKLRIEMRSEIKLLHQRLGTTIVYVTHDQIEAMTLGDRIAVMKDGIVQQFGAPQEIYDSPSNLFVAGFIGAPPMNFISGKLVEAGAGVGLQLDTGVARNVLKLPFDAAKLRGRIGQDVVLGLRPERITDARSAHDVADASLQPMDVRVDVIEPTGPDTLVFAQVNGKRIVSRVHPASNPQPLSNMTLLFDVSKAVLFDPKTEERLA, from the coding sequence ATGGCAAGCCTTTCCATCCGTGACGTGTACAAGACCTACCCGAACGGGGTGCCGGTTCTCAAGGGCGTCAACATCGACATCGAGGACGGACAGTTCCTGATCCTCGTCGGCGGCTCGGGCTGCGGCAAGTCCACGCTGCTCAACATGATCGCGGGGCTGGAGACCGTCACCAAGGGCGAAATCCAGATCGACGGCAAGACGGTCAACAACCTCTCGCCGAAGGACCGCGATATCGCGATGGTGTTCCAGTCCTACGCGCTCTACCCTTCCATGAGCGTGCGCGACAACATCTCGTTCGGCCTCAACATCCGCAAGGTGCCGAAGGACGAGCAGAAGAAGATCGTCGATCGCGTGTCCGAGACGCTGCAGATCGGCCATCTGCTCGACCGCAAGCCGGGGCAACTGTCGGGCGGTCAGCGTCAGCGCGTCGCCATGGGCCGCGCGCTCGCGCGCGATCCGGTGATGTTCCTCTTCGACGAGCCGCTCTCGAACCTCGACGCCAAGCTGCGCATCGAGATGCGCTCGGAAATCAAGCTGCTGCATCAGCGCCTCGGTACGACCATCGTCTACGTGACGCACGATCAGATCGAAGCGATGACGCTCGGCGACCGCATCGCCGTGATGAAGGACGGCATCGTGCAGCAGTTCGGTGCGCCGCAGGAAATCTACGACTCGCCGTCGAACCTATTCGTCGCGGGCTTCATCGGCGCGCCGCCGATGAACTTCATCAGCGGCAAGCTGGTCGAGGCCGGCGCGGGCGTCGGGCTGCAACTGGACACGGGCGTCGCGCGCAATGTGCTGAAGCTGCCGTTCGATGCCGCGAAGCTGCGCGGCAGGATCGGTCAGGACGTGGTGCTCGGCCTGCGCCCGGAGCGCATCACGGACGCGCGCAGCGCGCACGACGTTGCGGACGCGAGCCTGCAACCGATGGACGTGCGCGTCGACGTGATCGAGCCGACCGGCCCGGACACGCTCGTGTTCGCGCAGGTGAACGGCAAGCGCATCGTGTCGCGCGTGCACCCGGCGAGCAATCCGCAGCCGTTGTCGAACATGACGCTGCTGTTCGATGTGTCGAAGGCGGTGCTGTTCGATCCGAAGACGGAAGAGCGGCTGGCCTGA
- a CDS encoding carbohydrate ABC transporter permease, with translation MQPKMTISRAVIYAVLILFALYFLFPIYVMLSTSFKDLDQLRTGNLLTPPTHITFAPWVKAWQEACTGVRCDGMEPFFMNSVRMVIPAVLISSIVGAFNGYVLTHWRFRGADAFFTMLLVGCFIPFQAILLPMARLQGFLGLSNTTSGLVLVHVIYGIAFTTMFFRNFYVSIPAELVKAARIDGAGFFTIFTKILLPVSLPIFMVCLIWQFTQIWNDFLFGIVFSGVDSMPITVALNNLVNTSTGVKEYNVDMAGAIIAALPTILVYMIAGRYFVRGLTAGAVKG, from the coding sequence ATGCAGCCTAAGATGACGATCAGCCGCGCCGTCATTTACGCGGTGCTGATTCTTTTCGCGCTCTACTTCCTGTTCCCGATCTACGTGATGCTGTCCACGTCGTTCAAGGACCTGGACCAGCTTCGCACCGGCAACCTGCTCACACCGCCCACGCATATCACCTTCGCGCCGTGGGTGAAGGCGTGGCAGGAAGCGTGTACCGGCGTGCGCTGCGACGGCATGGAGCCGTTCTTCATGAACTCCGTGCGCATGGTGATTCCCGCCGTGCTGATCTCGTCGATCGTCGGCGCGTTCAACGGCTACGTGCTCACGCACTGGCGCTTTCGCGGCGCGGACGCGTTCTTCACGATGCTGCTCGTCGGCTGCTTTATTCCGTTCCAGGCCATTCTTCTGCCGATGGCGCGGCTGCAAGGCTTCCTCGGACTGTCGAACACGACGAGCGGCCTCGTGCTCGTGCACGTGATCTACGGCATCGCGTTCACGACCATGTTCTTCCGCAACTTCTACGTGAGCATTCCGGCTGAACTCGTGAAGGCGGCGCGCATCGACGGCGCGGGCTTCTTCACGATCTTCACGAAGATCCTGCTGCCCGTCTCGCTGCCGATCTTCATGGTCTGCCTGATCTGGCAGTTCACGCAGATCTGGAACGACTTCCTGTTCGGTATCGTGTTCTCGGGCGTGGATTCGATGCCGATCACGGTGGCGCTGAACAACCTCGTCAATACGTCGACGGGCGTGAAGGAATACAACGTGGACATGGCGGGCGCGATCATCGCGGCCTTGCCGACGATTCTCGTCTACATGATCGCAGGACGTTACTTCGTGCGCGGCCTGACGGCGGGCGCGGTGAAGGGTTGA
- a CDS encoding carbohydrate ABC transporter permease, which yields MTASLSGTAEKSPHQPRRASPTAALADRWIPKLVLAPSIVIALIFVYGFIAVTGYLSLSESRLMPRYEFAGFDRYRQLFANDVWWTSAANLGWFGIPFIAICVGLGLFLAILLDQKIRNEGALRAIFLYPMALSFIVTGTAWQWILNPGLGIEKVFHDWGWTSFTFNWLGDPDKAIFCVVIAAVWQSSGFVMALFLAGLRGVDSEIFKAAQVDGATLPTIYRKIVIPSMRPVFFSVLLILCHITIKTFDLVVALTAGGPGTSSSLPAIFMYTFSFNRGQLGVGAASSMMMLATVVAVLVPLMYLESRSTRNAA from the coding sequence GTGACTGCCTCCCTCAGCGGTACCGCGGAAAAGAGTCCGCACCAGCCTCGCCGCGCTTCGCCCACGGCGGCGCTCGCCGATCGCTGGATTCCCAAGCTGGTGCTCGCTCCCAGCATCGTGATCGCGCTTATCTTCGTCTATGGCTTCATCGCCGTGACGGGCTATCTGTCGCTGTCCGAATCGCGACTCATGCCGCGCTACGAGTTCGCCGGTTTCGACCGATACCGTCAACTCTTTGCCAACGACGTCTGGTGGACTTCCGCCGCCAATCTCGGCTGGTTCGGCATTCCGTTCATCGCCATCTGCGTCGGTCTGGGCCTTTTCCTCGCCATCCTGCTTGACCAGAAAATCCGCAACGAAGGCGCGCTGCGCGCGATCTTTCTCTATCCGATGGCGCTGTCGTTCATCGTGACGGGCACCGCGTGGCAATGGATTCTGAACCCCGGCCTCGGCATCGAAAAGGTGTTCCACGACTGGGGCTGGACGAGCTTCACCTTCAACTGGCTCGGCGACCCGGACAAGGCCATCTTCTGCGTCGTGATCGCGGCTGTCTGGCAATCGAGCGGCTTCGTGATGGCGCTCTTCCTCGCGGGCCTGCGCGGCGTGGACAGCGAAATCTTCAAGGCCGCGCAAGTGGACGGCGCGACGCTGCCGACCATCTACCGCAAGATCGTGATTCCGAGCATGCGTCCGGTGTTCTTCTCCGTGCTGCTGATTCTCTGCCACATCACGATCAAGACCTTCGACCTCGTCGTCGCGTTGACCGCGGGCGGACCGGGCACGTCGTCGTCGCTGCCGGCCATCTTCATGTACACGTTCTCGTTCAACCGGGGACAACTGGGCGTCGGCGCCGCTTCGTCGATGATGATGCTCGCCACGGTGGTCGCGGTTCTCGTGCCGCTCATGTATCTGGAATCGAGGAGCACTCGCAATGCAGCCTAA
- a CDS encoding ABC transporter substrate-binding protein: MKVRKLMGALCAAGLLCGATASAVQAAEAVSVLHWWTSGGESKAVGVLKDDMTKQGYQWKDFAVAGGAGAAAMTALKTQVISGNAPSAAQIKGPLIQEWSEQGVLVPIDSVAGDWKKNLPPEIDKIIHADGHYVAAPFSVHRVNWLYINKAALDKAGGKVPTTWAEFFQVADKMKAAGIMPIAMGGQPWQDLTLWEDVVLSQGADFYKKAIVDLDQKTLTSDKMVQVFDTVRKIQGYFDSGRTGRDWNLATAMVINGKAGMQFMGDWAKGEFAGANKKAGTDYICAAVPGTEKAYTFNVDSFVFFQQKGQKTATPGQLALAKTIMSPEFQEQFSLNKGSIPVRLGVKMDKFDDCAKKSYADEQTAIKSGGYVPSLAHGMAQGDAVAGAMTDVVTKFMNSSQDSKSAVQALANAAKTK; the protein is encoded by the coding sequence ATGAAAGTCCGTAAGCTCATGGGCGCGCTGTGCGCCGCAGGTCTTCTGTGCGGCGCGACGGCGTCGGCGGTTCAGGCTGCCGAGGCTGTTTCCGTGCTGCACTGGTGGACCTCGGGCGGCGAATCGAAAGCGGTCGGCGTGCTCAAGGACGACATGACCAAGCAGGGCTATCAGTGGAAGGACTTCGCGGTCGCGGGCGGCGCAGGCGCTGCGGCGATGACCGCGCTGAAGACCCAGGTGATCTCGGGCAACGCGCCGTCGGCGGCTCAGATCAAGGGTCCGCTGATCCAGGAATGGTCGGAGCAAGGCGTGCTGGTGCCGATCGACTCGGTCGCCGGCGACTGGAAGAAGAACCTGCCGCCGGAAATCGACAAGATCATCCACGCTGACGGCCACTACGTCGCGGCGCCGTTCTCGGTGCATCGTGTGAACTGGCTGTACATCAACAAGGCCGCGCTCGACAAGGCAGGCGGCAAGGTGCCGACGACCTGGGCCGAGTTCTTCCAGGTGGCCGACAAGATGAAGGCCGCGGGCATCATGCCGATCGCGATGGGCGGCCAGCCGTGGCAAGACCTGACGCTGTGGGAAGACGTCGTGCTGTCGCAGGGCGCGGACTTCTATAAGAAGGCCATCGTCGATCTGGACCAGAAGACGCTGACCTCGGACAAGATGGTTCAGGTGTTCGACACCGTCCGCAAGATCCAGGGCTACTTCGATAGCGGCCGCACCGGCCGCGACTGGAACCTCGCCACCGCCATGGTCATCAACGGCAAGGCCGGCATGCAGTTCATGGGCGACTGGGCGAAGGGCGAATTCGCCGGCGCGAACAAGAAGGCCGGCACGGACTACATCTGCGCCGCGGTGCCGGGCACGGAGAAGGCGTACACCTTCAACGTCGACTCGTTCGTGTTCTTCCAGCAGAAGGGCCAGAAGACGGCCACGCCGGGCCAGCTCGCGCTCGCGAAGACCATCATGTCGCCGGAGTTCCAGGAACAGTTCAGCCTGAACAAGGGCTCGATCCCGGTGCGTCTCGGCGTGAAGATGGACAAGTTCGACGACTGCGCGAAGAAGTCCTACGCTGATGAACAGACGGCGATCAAGTCGGGCGGCTATGTTCCGTCCCTCGCGCACGGCATGGCTCAGGGCGACGCTGTCGCGGGCGCCATGACCGACGTCGTGACGAAGTTCATGAATTCGTCGCAGGATTCGAAGAGCGCGGTTCAGGCGCTCGCGAACGCCGCCAAGACGAAGTAA
- the zwf gene encoding glucose-6-phosphate dehydrogenase produces MQSDSNFIFVLFGGTGDLSMRKILPALFEAHRAGMLAASGKIVAVARGAQAPGEYLAWVEEHVKPHVSKKGLDETAWRSFLERIEYVQLDLGRAEDFVVLRDALAKYDGTRVFYLATGPSLFVPICRALSEVGLNQNARIVLEKPLGYDLKSSNAINDAVGEIFQEEQIYRIDHYLGKEPVQNLLALRFGNALFEPLWRREWVESIQITIAEELGVEARGDFYDNTGALRDMVQNHLLQLLSIVTMEPPHSMDSDSVRDEKLRVLRALKPIDERDISRVAVRGQYHAGVIRGASVPAYATEAGVRPDSNTETFVALKVEIENWRWAGVPFFLRTGKRLADRVAEIVVNFRPVPHSALGANALRAGANRLVIRLQPNETIRLYCLAKQPGEGMNLASVHLDLAFDQFFKEGQMEAYQRLLLDVIHGRLALFVRRDEQEAAWRWVEPILNAWAASTNKPKPYAAGTWGPAASSAMLAQHGTCWLEEEN; encoded by the coding sequence ATGCAAAGCGACTCGAATTTCATCTTCGTGCTCTTCGGCGGGACTGGCGACTTGTCCATGCGCAAGATTCTTCCGGCGCTGTTCGAAGCGCACCGGGCGGGCATGCTGGCCGCGTCGGGCAAGATCGTCGCGGTGGCGCGCGGCGCGCAGGCCCCCGGCGAATACCTCGCGTGGGTCGAGGAACACGTGAAGCCGCATGTGTCGAAGAAGGGCCTGGACGAGACCGCGTGGCGCAGCTTTCTGGAGCGCATCGAATACGTGCAGCTCGATCTCGGTCGCGCGGAAGACTTCGTGGTGTTGCGCGACGCGCTCGCCAAATACGACGGCACGCGCGTCTTCTATCTCGCGACCGGGCCGTCGCTCTTCGTACCCATCTGCCGCGCGCTGTCGGAAGTCGGTCTGAACCAGAACGCGCGCATCGTGCTGGAAAAGCCGCTCGGCTACGACCTGAAGTCGTCCAACGCCATCAACGACGCGGTCGGCGAGATCTTTCAGGAAGAGCAGATCTACCGGATCGACCATTACCTCGGCAAGGAGCCGGTGCAGAACCTCCTCGCGCTGCGCTTCGGCAATGCGCTCTTCGAGCCGCTGTGGCGGCGCGAATGGGTCGAGAGCATCCAGATCACCATCGCGGAAGAACTCGGCGTGGAAGCGCGCGGCGACTTCTACGACAACACCGGCGCGTTGCGCGACATGGTGCAGAACCATTTGCTGCAACTGCTTTCCATCGTGACGATGGAGCCGCCGCATTCGATGGATTCCGACTCCGTGCGCGACGAAAAGCTGCGCGTGCTGCGCGCGCTGAAGCCGATCGACGAACGCGACATTAGCCGCGTCGCCGTGCGCGGGCAGTATCACGCCGGCGTGATTCGCGGCGCATCGGTGCCGGCCTACGCGACGGAAGCCGGCGTGCGCCCCGACAGCAACACGGAAACCTTCGTCGCGCTGAAAGTCGAAATCGAAAACTGGCGCTGGGCCGGCGTGCCGTTCTTCCTGCGCACCGGCAAGCGGCTCGCGGACCGCGTCGCGGAGATCGTCGTGAATTTCCGGCCCGTGCCGCATTCGGCGCTCGGCGCGAATGCGTTGCGCGCGGGCGCGAACCGGCTCGTGATCCGCCTGCAGCCGAACGAGACGATTCGCCTCTACTGCCTCGCGAAGCAGCCGGGCGAGGGCATGAATCTCGCAAGCGTCCATCTGGACCTCGCGTTCGACCAGTTCTTCAAGGAAGGGCAGATGGAGGCGTACCAGCGGCTGTTGCTGGACGTGATCCACGGGCGGCTCGCGCTCTTCGTGCGTCGCGACGAGCAGGAAGCCGCGTGGCGCTGGGTCGAGCCGATTCTCAACGCGTGGGCGGCGTCCACGAACAAGCCCAAGCCGTATGCGGCGGGCACGTGGGGGCCGGCGGCGTCGAGCGCAATGCTCGCGCAGCATGGCACGTGCTGGCTGGAAGAAGAGAATTGA
- the pgl gene encoding 6-phosphogluconolactonase — MIELRTFDDPRAHSDALAKAVSDALAASLAARGAASADASAAASGQSAHATLAVSGGTSPRPFLQTLSREPLAWAHIDVTLVDDRWVPETDSASNARLVRETLLQDAGAAAYFLPLVDTSATLDAHVAALNADARRRLPDVAVLGMGEDGHTASIFADAPEWDFAISTQDRFVAVHPGSAPHARVSLSMSALKQVKQLFLFISGQKKLDVLNAALAARQKNAISTLANDEGVKLDVYWCA, encoded by the coding sequence GTGATCGAGCTTCGCACTTTCGACGACCCGCGCGCCCACTCGGACGCGCTGGCGAAGGCCGTCAGCGACGCGCTTGCCGCGTCGCTCGCGGCCAGAGGCGCCGCATCGGCCGATGCCAGCGCAGCCGCATCAGGACAGTCCGCTCATGCCACGCTCGCCGTGTCCGGCGGCACGAGCCCGCGTCCGTTCTTGCAGACGCTGTCGCGCGAGCCGCTCGCGTGGGCGCATATCGACGTGACGCTCGTCGACGACCGCTGGGTGCCTGAAACCGATTCCGCGAGCAACGCGCGACTCGTGCGCGAGACGCTTTTGCAGGACGCGGGCGCGGCGGCGTACTTCCTGCCGCTCGTCGATACGTCCGCCACGCTCGACGCGCACGTCGCCGCGCTCAACGCAGACGCGCGCCGCCGTCTGCCGGATGTCGCGGTGCTCGGCATGGGCGAGGACGGCCACACGGCGTCCATCTTTGCGGACGCGCCCGAATGGGACTTCGCCATTTCCACGCAGGACCGCTTCGTCGCCGTGCATCCGGGCAGCGCGCCGCACGCGCGGGTGAGCCTGTCGATGTCCGCTCTCAAGCAGGTGAAGCAGCTTTTCCTCTTCATCTCCGGCCAGAAGAAACTGGACGTGCTGAACGCGGCGCTCGCCGCGCGCCAAAAGAATGCCATCTCGACCCTGGCCAACGATGAAGGAGTGAAGCTCGATGTCTACTGGTGTGCATAA